One part of the Sorangiineae bacterium MSr11954 genome encodes these proteins:
- a CDS encoding error-prone DNA polymerase has translation MSDSTPPDIAAPNAVVLPFRKSPSNPSPAPEATTAPPKSHFVELWTRTNFSFLMGASSPETLVERAANLGYDTLGIADRDGLYGIVRALQAGEKLGVRIVLGCELTVLDGASFHTLLVVVQNHAGYTNLCRVLTDSHGRHRKGKANPFRPTSRWGEPLPRNLYAGLPFSAIANHAEGLWAVVHPDSPPAHASMVKEAFGERASVGLYRHLDGEDFARTRDAAALSEQFDMPLVASNRVLFATPPDKRILDVLHCIREGCTLDQAGRALMRNTEAHLKPEASMRVLFKDHPQALARARDIADACRFSMKELKYQFPVGSYAAKGETCNETLRRLTYIGAEERYGKSVPEAVREQIEKELALIEKIDKAPYFLSVRSIVEIAKDKDILCQGRGSAANSAVCYCLGITAVDPSRSNLLFERFISVERHEPPDIDVDFEHERREEVIQEIYATYGRERAAMVSEVICYRGKSALREVGKVFGFSLEQVDRLAAVVSWWDKVKEVRDARLAAVGFDPDDGRVRAALACAVAIQGFPRHLSIHVGGFVLSAEPLDAVAPVEPATMKDRTIIPWDKDDLDTLGFFKVDVLGLGMLTVIRKTLELVQACDPSVRAEKKVERLTKIPSEDPQVYEALCRADTVGVFQIESRAQMAMLPRLRPEEFYDLVIEVAIVRPGPIQGGMVHPYLRRRSGEEKATMPHASLEPILKRTLGVPLFQEQVMQIAITGAGYTAGQADELRRDMAAWRRSGRLEQHRERLARGFAEHGIEKEFAERLFSQIEGFGEYGFPESHAASFALLVYASAWLKVHHPAPFAAALINSQPMGFYSPSTILQDAQRHGVTVLPISIDVSQWDCTLEAGAIRAGLRLVKGLGEKSYASIAEARCAKPFESVEDFASRTRLTQRELEVVAESGALAPLVSREAMRLARGPRNADAFAAGRAVREAMWMVREPRGIGLFEGKRAESADADADNAKNAESAENAESPRPARPLPAFSPLTRAEQLTLDYERTGFSATDHPMKLLRPKLARQKVQSSRELLTIPPGQRVKTAGYVICRQRPGTASGVVFITMEDESGFINLVLWNRIFDAYRQIATTSPLLLVRGKLEREKEVVHVMVESMASLSLSREDGSIHSKRASAPRAGSSEVLPFHGKSRDFH, from the coding sequence CGATCGCGACGGCCTCTACGGCATCGTCCGCGCGCTCCAAGCCGGAGAGAAGCTCGGCGTTCGCATCGTCCTCGGCTGCGAGCTCACCGTCCTCGACGGCGCGTCATTTCACACCCTGCTCGTGGTGGTGCAAAACCATGCAGGATACACGAATCTTTGCCGCGTCCTGACCGACAGCCACGGCCGCCATCGCAAAGGAAAAGCGAACCCCTTTCGCCCCACGTCGCGGTGGGGCGAGCCGCTCCCCCGAAACCTCTACGCCGGCCTCCCGTTTTCGGCGATCGCCAATCACGCGGAGGGGCTCTGGGCGGTGGTCCACCCGGACTCGCCCCCGGCGCATGCTTCGATGGTCAAAGAGGCCTTCGGCGAACGGGCCAGCGTCGGACTCTACCGCCACCTCGACGGGGAAGACTTCGCGCGCACGCGCGACGCGGCGGCCCTCTCGGAGCAGTTCGACATGCCGCTCGTGGCGAGCAACCGCGTGCTCTTCGCCACCCCGCCCGACAAGCGAATCCTGGACGTCCTTCATTGCATCCGCGAAGGCTGCACCCTCGACCAAGCGGGTCGCGCGCTCATGCGCAACACCGAGGCGCACCTCAAGCCGGAGGCCTCGATGCGCGTCCTCTTCAAGGATCACCCCCAGGCCCTGGCCCGCGCGCGCGACATCGCCGACGCCTGCCGATTTTCGATGAAGGAGCTGAAGTACCAGTTCCCCGTGGGATCCTACGCGGCCAAGGGCGAGACGTGCAACGAGACCTTGCGGCGCCTCACGTACATCGGGGCCGAGGAGCGTTACGGGAAGAGTGTGCCCGAGGCCGTGCGCGAGCAAATCGAGAAGGAGCTCGCGCTCATCGAGAAGATCGATAAAGCGCCTTATTTCCTCAGCGTTCGGAGCATCGTCGAGATCGCGAAGGACAAAGACATCCTCTGCCAAGGCCGGGGGAGCGCGGCCAACAGCGCAGTTTGTTACTGCTTGGGCATCACGGCCGTCGATCCCTCGCGCTCGAACTTGCTCTTCGAGCGCTTCATTTCGGTCGAGCGGCACGAGCCCCCCGACATCGACGTCGACTTCGAGCACGAGCGGCGCGAAGAGGTCATTCAAGAGATTTATGCCACCTACGGTCGCGAGCGCGCGGCCATGGTGAGCGAGGTCATTTGTTATCGAGGCAAGTCGGCGTTGCGCGAGGTCGGCAAAGTGTTCGGCTTCTCCCTCGAGCAGGTGGATCGCCTGGCGGCGGTCGTCTCCTGGTGGGACAAAGTGAAGGAGGTGCGGGACGCCCGCCTCGCCGCCGTGGGCTTCGATCCCGACGATGGGCGCGTTCGTGCGGCGCTGGCGTGCGCGGTGGCCATTCAAGGCTTTCCCAGGCACCTGTCGATTCACGTGGGAGGATTCGTGCTCTCGGCCGAGCCCCTCGATGCCGTGGCGCCCGTGGAGCCCGCGACCATGAAGGATCGCACCATCATCCCGTGGGACAAAGACGATCTCGACACGCTCGGCTTCTTCAAGGTGGACGTGCTCGGCCTGGGGATGCTCACCGTGATTCGAAAGACGCTGGAGCTGGTGCAAGCGTGCGATCCGAGCGTCCGCGCGGAGAAGAAGGTCGAGCGACTGACCAAGATCCCCTCCGAAGATCCCCAGGTGTACGAGGCGCTCTGCCGCGCCGATACGGTCGGCGTCTTTCAAATCGAGAGCCGCGCGCAAATGGCCATGCTCCCGCGCCTGCGCCCGGAGGAATTTTACGATTTGGTGATCGAGGTGGCCATCGTGCGCCCGGGGCCCATCCAAGGGGGCATGGTGCACCCCTATTTGCGGCGGCGCAGCGGGGAGGAAAAAGCGACCATGCCGCACGCGTCGCTGGAGCCCATTTTGAAGCGAACCTTGGGGGTGCCGCTGTTTCAGGAGCAGGTGATGCAAATTGCCATCACCGGCGCGGGGTACACGGCGGGGCAGGCCGACGAGCTGCGGCGCGATATGGCGGCGTGGCGCCGGAGCGGGCGGCTCGAGCAGCATCGGGAGCGCCTCGCGCGCGGGTTCGCCGAGCACGGGATCGAGAAAGAGTTCGCCGAGCGGCTCTTTTCGCAGATCGAGGGCTTCGGCGAGTACGGATTTCCGGAGAGCCACGCCGCGAGCTTCGCGCTGCTCGTCTATGCCAGCGCATGGCTCAAGGTGCATCACCCGGCGCCGTTCGCCGCGGCGCTCATCAATAGCCAGCCCATGGGCTTTTATTCGCCCAGCACCATTTTGCAGGACGCCCAACGGCACGGCGTCACGGTGCTCCCCATCTCCATCGACGTCAGCCAGTGGGATTGCACGTTGGAAGCGGGCGCCATCCGCGCGGGGCTGCGGCTGGTGAAAGGGCTAGGGGAGAAGAGCTATGCGAGCATCGCCGAAGCGCGCTGCGCGAAGCCGTTCGAGAGCGTCGAAGACTTTGCGTCGCGCACGAGACTGACCCAGCGGGAGCTCGAGGTGGTGGCCGAGTCGGGGGCGCTCGCTCCCTTGGTGTCGCGCGAAGCCATGCGCCTGGCCCGAGGGCCGCGAAATGCGGACGCCTTCGCGGCGGGACGCGCCGTCCGCGAAGCGATGTGGATGGTCCGAGAGCCGCGGGGCATAGGCCTCTTCGAGGGAAAGCGCGCGGAAAGCGCCGACGCCGACGCCGACAATGCGAAAAATGCCGAAAGCGCGGAAAACGCCGAGAGCCCCCGCCCAGCGCGCCCTCTCCCCGCGTTTTCGCCCCTCACGCGCGCGGAGCAACTCACCTTGGACTACGAGCGAACGGGCTTTTCGGCGACCGATCACCCCATGAAGCTCCTTCGCCCCAAGTTGGCGCGGCAGAAGGTGCAAAGCTCGCGGGAGCTTTTGACCATACCCCCGGGTCAGCGGGTGAAGACGGCCGGGTATGTCATCTGTCGCCAGCGGCCGGGGACGGCGAGCGGGGTCGTCTTCATCACGATGGAGGACGAGTCGGGGTTCATCAATTTGGTCCTCTGGAATCGGATCTTCGATGCCTATCGGCAGATTGCTACGACGAGCCCGCTTCTTTTGGTTCGTGGAAAGCTCGAACGGGAGAAGGAGGTCGTGCACGTGATGGTCGAATCCATGGCGTCCCTCTCGCTGAGCCGCGAAGATGGCTCTATCCATTCGAAGCGCGCGTCTGCGCCGCGGGCAGGATCCTCCGAGGTGCTGCCCTTTCACGGCAAAAGCCGCGATTTTCATTAG